CGTAGTAAATACGTAGGTCTGTGCAATGGACGGCATCGGGCTAACCTTTGCCGAATGCTCACAAAGAACGACGAAGCTGACTGCAATGCTTCGGCCGCGCTCGCCTCGTTCGAGCTGCCTGCGGGTGACAACGGGGCCGGCCCGGCCGATCTGGTCGCCGAGATTGCCCGTGCGCTGTCCGGAGACGGCAGTGATTACGTGGTGTACGAGCGGGGAAACCGGTGGATTCTGGCTTCCGGGGCGCAGTGCGGCGTCGAGTTGGACAGCGATGAACTGCGCCTCACCCGGGATGGAGTCGTGGCCGCTCGCCGCCCGTGGACCGGTAGGCCGGGCGCCGTGCTCGGCGAAGCCGTGGATTTGATGCTCGCCGACTCCGAAACCCATGCCGACACCGCATTCGGTTGGGTGGCATTCGAATTCGGTGCGTACAAGTTCGGTCTCGAGGACCGGTTGCCGCCCGGGACCCCGCTGGCCCGGATCTTCAGTCCGTGGACACAGATCGAGGTCACCGCGGAACGGGTCACCGTCCTCGGTGGTCCCGAGAGTCATCGCGATGTCGTGCGGCGACTGGTCGCCGGGGACATCCCGCCGACGGCTGCCCCGCGCGCCGTCGACATCCGGCAGGACGGCAGCGACTACCGCGACCGGGTGGCGTCGGCGATCGACGAGATCGGTGCCGGGCGGTACCAAAAAGTCATCCTGTCGCGGCGCTTCGACGTGCCGTTCCGGCTCGACTTCCCGTCGACCTACCGGCTCGGGCGGCGGCACAACAACCCCGCTCGGTCATTCCTGTTGCGGCTCGGCCCACTTCGTGCGCTCGGCTACAGTCCGGAACTCGTCGCAGCGGTGCACCAGGACGGGCTCGTGGTCACCGAACCTCTGGCCGGAACCCGGGCGCTGGGCCGCGGTGCCGCCCACGATCAGGCGGCCCGCGACGATCTCGAGTCCAATTCCAAGGAGATTGTCGAACATGCCATCTCGGTGCGCAGTTCGCTCAAGGAGATTGCCGAGGTCGCCGAACCCGGCACCGCCACTGTCACCGA
Above is a window of Mycolicibacterium boenickei DNA encoding:
- a CDS encoding salicylate synthase, which gives rise to MLTKNDEADCNASAALASFELPAGDNGAGPADLVAEIARALSGDGSDYVVYERGNRWILASGAQCGVELDSDELRLTRDGVVAARRPWTGRPGAVLGEAVDLMLADSETHADTAFGWVAFEFGAYKFGLEDRLPPGTPLARIFSPWTQIEVTAERVTVLGGPESHRDVVRRLVAGDIPPTAAPRAVDIRQDGSDYRDRVASAIDEIGAGRYQKVILSRRFDVPFRLDFPSTYRLGRRHNNPARSFLLRLGPLRALGYSPELVAAVHQDGLVVTEPLAGTRALGRGAAHDQAARDDLESNSKEIVEHAISVRSSLKEIAEVAEPGTATVTDFMTIRERGSVQHLGSTVGARLDPSMDRMDALEALFPAVTASGIPKAEGVDAILRHDELPRGLYSGAVAMFSADGSLDAALALRAAYEADGHTWLRAGAGIIAESTPDREFEETCEKLSTLSPYLIEGVEPACE